Proteins encoded by one window of Haliotis asinina isolate JCU_RB_2024 chromosome 6, JCU_Hal_asi_v2, whole genome shotgun sequence:
- the LOC137286697 gene encoding SH3 domain-containing protein Dlish-like, producing the protein MAFLCPSRLGGGKEKRKKKEREPLFGRITGSDSVDTLVRVGMEKQHGLCPESKMVVVQDFTACADRELSLQLGQAVYVLYKENGWAYVLTEENREGFVPLSYIAAWGGSSAGRSISTPLHDVSELLEVRETDPFSLVVESECRSSESRNTVFIYRKQSYGRYVVLFDFDSREENDLSVERCELVTVMNMEDPDWYWVVSSTGEEGFIPTSYLCPFPADLVFKEGKTGNMSAASSHSCG; encoded by the exons ATGGCGTTTCTTTGTCCCAGCAGGCTGGGTGGCGGGAAGGAGAAAAGGAAAAAGAAAG AAAGGGAGCCACTATTCGGTCGGATCACTGGTAGTGATAGTGTTGACACCTTGGTGAGAGTTGGCATGGAGAAGCAGCATGGACTCTGTCCAGAATCCAAGATGGTGGTGGTTCAGGATTTCACAGCGTGTGCCGACAGAGAGCTCAGCCTCCAACTGGGTCAAGCAGTTTATGTGTTGTACAAGGAGAATGGTTGGGCTTATGTCCTCACAGAAGAAAACAGAGAGGGTTTTGTTCCCTTGTCCTATATAGCTGCTTGGGGTGGTTCCAGTGCTGGTAGATCTATCTCTACCCCGCTGCATGATGTATCCGAGCTGCTGGAAGTAAGGGAAACTGACCCTTTTTCTCTTGTAGTAGAGTCCGAGTGTCGGTCATCCGAATCTCgaaatactgttttcatttaCCGAAAGCAGTCGTATGGCCGCTACGTGGTATTGTTCGACTTCGACAGCCGCGAAGAAAATGACTTGAGCGTGGAACGTTGTGAACTTGTCACCGTGATGAACATGGAGGACCCCGACTGGTACTGGGTCGTCAGCAGCACAGGAGAAGAGGGCTTCATACCGACATCCTACCTGTGTCCTTTCCCAGCCGACCTTGTCTTCAAGGAAGGAAAAACAGGCAATATGTCCGCAGCATCTTCCCACTCCTGCGGATGA